One genomic segment of Choristoneura fumiferana chromosome Z, NRCan_CFum_1, whole genome shotgun sequence includes these proteins:
- the LOC141438258 gene encoding uncharacterized protein (The sequence of the model RefSeq protein was modified relative to this genomic sequence to represent the inferred CDS: added 47 bases not found in genome assembly) — MISTNGKNKVQDTVLVSYNCKSIKRSVDEVRSLCKIADIIAIQETWLLPSDLAYLTSIDEDFGSTGTSAVDTAKGMLMGRPHGGVALLWRKSVFSCVSIVPCVNPRIAAIKVSMCDKTVLIMTVYMPVNCIDNLTEFTDCLGQLNAITEDSGIENVIVLGDFNSHPNELFFKELASFCEEQKWICADVKKLSIDSETFTFISDAHGCKRWLDHSIVTQSAWALVTKVYVKHDVYSSDHFPLFIHCRFNVSQRKVAYRPPETDSVSWGVRSPEQIKQYCNLLNTGVRSVSPAGVNMCGPLTVRLRRSLSCGGGTGVHHQVSYLRKWLRRRRFLKLADLSCLVYQKSTNT; from the exons ATGATTAGTacaaatggaaaaaataaagtGCAGGACACTGTACTAGTGTCTTATAACTGTAAATCCATCAAGCGATCGGTTGACGAGGTGAGGTCACTCTGTAAAATAGCTGACATTATAGCCATTCAAGAAACATGGCTTTTACCGTCGGACTTAGCATATCTCACGTCGATTGACGAAGACTTTGGCAGTACGGGGACGTCAGCGGTCGACACAGCGAAGGGAATGCTGATGGGGAGACCGCATGGTGGAGTAGCTCTTCTCTGGCGAAAAAGTGTTTTTTCGTGTGTTTCGATCGTGCCTTGTGTCAATCCGCGTATTGCAGCAATCAAAGTGTCTATGTGCGATAAGACCGTGTTAATTATGACAGTATATATGCCCGTCAACTGTATTGATAATTTAACCGAGTTCACTGATTGCCTAGGTCAATTAAATGCAATTACTGAAGACAGCGGAATAGAAAATGTAATCGTTTTGGGGGACTTTAACTCCCACCCAAATGAGCTATTTTTTAAAGAGCTAGCTAGTTTTTGTGAAGAGCAAAAGTGGATATGTGCCGAcgtaaaaaaactaagtatagaCTCGGAGACGTTCACTTTTATTAGTGATGCGCATGGGTGCAAGAGATGGTTAGACCATAGTATAGTCACACAGTCAGCGTGGGCACTTGTAACTAAAGTTTATGTTAAGCACGATGTGTACAGTTCTGACCACTTTCCTTTGTTTATACATTGTAGATTTAATGTCAGTCAACGTAAAGTTGCTTATCGCCCGCCAGAGACTGACAGTGTATCTTGGGGAGTAAGGTCGCCGGAACAAATAAAACAGTATTGTAACTTAT TAAACACCGGCGTAAGAAGTGTGTCGCCGGCTGGAGTGAACATGTGCGGGCCGCTCACGGTGAGGCTAAGACGAAGTTTAAGCTGTGGAGGTGGCACGGGTGTCCATCATCAGGTCAGCTATTTGAGGAAATGGTTAAGGCGAAGAAGATTTTTAAAG